In the Candidatus Electrothrix rattekaaiensis genome, one interval contains:
- a CDS encoding citrate synthase translates to MSKEKSAPDATLTVEGKTYSLPVVFGTENDRAIDIGNLLQQTGYTTLDPGYKNTASCTSDITFLDGKEGILSYRGYAIEELAEKCVFIEVAFLLVHGHLPNPTEYENFRQLLKRFALIHEDMIHFFDHFPPNSPPMAILSVMVNSLSSYYPEMSDDPLKTLDATAARLISKIRTIAAFTYKKSMGHPLVYPRPDLNYCGNFLNMMFDKPVHPYAVRPEAVAALNKLLILHADHEQNCSTSTVRLVGSAGVNLYSSISAGINALWGPLHGGANEAVVTMLETIHGDGDNFKKYIEMAKDKSDPFKLSGFGHRVYKTFDPRGKIIKEACDDLLEVLNVSDPLLDIARRLEEIALSDDYFIERNLFPNVDFYSGIIYRALGIPTNMFTVMFALGRLPGWIAQWKEQQEDPNGKIGRPRQVYIGEPSRPFVPMSKR, encoded by the coding sequence ATGAGTAAAGAAAAGAGCGCTCCAGACGCCACCCTTACTGTTGAGGGGAAAACATATTCTCTGCCTGTTGTTTTCGGGACAGAAAATGACAGGGCTATAGATATCGGCAACCTGTTGCAACAGACTGGCTACACAACGCTTGATCCCGGCTATAAAAATACAGCTTCCTGTACCAGTGATATCACCTTTCTTGATGGCAAAGAAGGCATTCTTTCCTACCGGGGCTATGCTATTGAAGAACTGGCGGAAAAATGCGTTTTTATCGAGGTGGCCTTTCTCTTGGTGCATGGCCATTTGCCGAATCCGACAGAATATGAGAATTTCAGGCAGCTATTGAAGCGTTTTGCTTTGATTCATGAGGATATGATCCATTTCTTTGATCATTTTCCTCCGAATTCACCGCCTATGGCTATTCTCTCGGTGATGGTCAACAGTTTGAGCAGCTATTACCCGGAGATGAGTGATGATCCGCTCAAGACGCTTGATGCCACTGCGGCTCGGCTGATTTCCAAGATTCGGACGATTGCGGCATTTACCTATAAGAAGAGCATGGGGCATCCTTTGGTCTATCCTCGTCCTGATCTGAATTATTGCGGTAATTTTCTGAACATGATGTTTGACAAGCCCGTGCATCCCTATGCGGTCCGTCCAGAGGCGGTTGCGGCCTTGAATAAACTGCTTATTCTCCATGCCGATCATGAGCAGAACTGTTCAACATCAACCGTCCGTTTGGTGGGGAGTGCTGGCGTTAATCTGTACTCTTCTATCTCCGCTGGCATCAACGCTCTCTGGGGGCCGCTGCACGGCGGTGCCAACGAGGCTGTGGTGACCATGCTGGAAACTATTCATGGCGATGGCGATAATTTTAAAAAATATATTGAGATGGCCAAGGATAAATCCGATCCGTTTAAGCTGTCCGGTTTCGGGCATCGGGTGTATAAGACCTTTGATCCGCGCGGTAAGATTATCAAAGAGGCATGTGACGATCTCTTGGAGGTTCTGAATGTCTCAGATCCGCTGCTTGATATCGCGCGACGGCTTGAAGAGATAGCCTTGAGTGATGATTACTTTATTGAGCGCAATCTTTTCCCGAACGTGGATTTTTATTCCGGCATTATCTATCGGGCCCTAGGAATTCCCACCAATATGTTTACGGTGATGTTTGCCCTGGGGCGTCTTCCCGGCTGGATTGCCCAGTGGAAAGAGCAGCAGGAGGATCCGAACGGGAAGATAGGTCGTCCGCGTCAGGTGTATATCGGAGAACCCTCGCGTCCCTTTGTTCCGATGTCGAAACGGTAA
- the rnc gene encoding ribonuclease III → MGTTLEVLLLDQAEQLAELQKKLGYTFAKKESLLLSIIHSSFAFERLENSQHNETLEFLGDAVLDLTIGHMLFTRFPKKREGELTRIRSALVNEAGLATVALRLDLGKYLLLGRGEDSSGGREKSSILSCAYEALVGAMFMDSGYETVLQHVQEIFDPMIEQQGEELIHADAKSRLQEHLQELHNEGPLYVLDEEEGPAHARIFFVSARFRDQILGTGKAGSKKEAEQRAARAALALLLEEQEAQK, encoded by the coding sequence ATGGGAACCACACTTGAAGTATTACTTCTGGATCAGGCAGAGCAGCTTGCGGAACTCCAGAAAAAGCTCGGATACACCTTTGCAAAGAAAGAATCTTTGCTGTTGTCCATTATTCACAGCTCTTTTGCCTTTGAGCGTCTGGAAAACAGTCAGCATAATGAAACACTGGAGTTCCTTGGGGATGCCGTGTTGGATCTCACCATAGGACATATGCTCTTTACCCGTTTTCCGAAAAAGCGCGAAGGGGAGCTGACCCGAATACGGTCCGCCCTTGTTAATGAGGCCGGGCTGGCAACGGTTGCTCTTCGTCTTGATCTGGGAAAATATCTGCTCCTCGGTCGGGGCGAGGACAGCTCCGGGGGACGGGAAAAATCTTCGATTCTTTCCTGCGCCTATGAGGCCTTGGTCGGAGCCATGTTTATGGATAGCGGTTATGAGACTGTCTTGCAGCATGTGCAAGAGATCTTTGACCCTATGATTGAGCAGCAGGGTGAAGAACTCATTCATGCTGATGCGAAGAGTCGCTTGCAGGAGCATCTTCAGGAATTGCATAATGAAGGGCCGCTGTATGTTCTTGATGAGGAAGAGGGGCCAGCGCATGCACGAATTTTTTTTGTGTCAGCTCGATTTCGGGATCAGATCCTCGGTACCGGTAAAGCGGGGAGCAAAAAAGAGGCGGAACAGCGGGCGGCTCGCGCTGCTCTGGCATTGCTGTTGGAAGAGCAGGAAGCTCAGAAATAA
- a CDS encoding serine protease — MHFFVMFCCTLFSMLLWCGHTFAGNNIEFLDKELIQDLNHGIYEVVTPKLEDDKITYARKLPFEKLDYVERNEKYHSIGTAFFINKKQLMTAEHVFDFTSFSLYKDFFIRDTEGKVYPVNKVYHCSNRRDMMVFDLKKYPEKITTLTFNRKVEIGDTVFSAGNALGEGISYRAGQVASFTPERAYGDWDNIRFSSPASPGNSGGPLLNTDGEVVGLIVRKNDSENYNIAVPISESDKLGDQAGFHDRNVTVVIEGTSESLIRDWTYHLPLPATLEELKQKAQDSLGTFYKGLRKELTEKVKEKNFPHGERFRFFLRNQPLIQGFSSVMPDVNFRKWTAASQHLKKEPLAADQSVYHGQAKHFDMQAIIEKPKNVDLKTFLDSPKMILETLFAATPYFRSLGADKVAVTSLGEPESTEIWQDNLGRTWRSALWYIPYSDYFLSAHCLPYPNGVMCNFQDESTSILGLDHFASIQEGSDELVVGYEGGLDDWEEYLALGEKYLPTFFQQVAISHEGDRTRIDLKDFQIDLKNTEITGDSSLRLHLGYANDQLLAEDLVMLGLFPKKGRTASYAIRPYYEPSPFSSDAYTGSWEEVIAGTGDFSGKKRARGNKIIIRKTALQTEKTIIDPHDRKIKKIFTAGCTYKDSAAEDEDVEQDCERFFQSIEFIEK, encoded by the coding sequence ATGCATTTTTTCGTGATGTTCTGCTGTACACTGTTCTCCATGCTCCTGTGGTGCGGGCATACGTTTGCCGGTAATAATATTGAGTTCCTAGATAAAGAACTGATCCAGGACTTGAACCACGGTATTTATGAGGTGGTTACGCCGAAACTGGAAGACGACAAGATAACCTATGCCAGAAAACTTCCTTTTGAAAAATTGGACTATGTGGAGCGGAATGAAAAATATCACAGCATAGGAACGGCATTTTTTATCAATAAAAAACAGCTGATGACTGCCGAGCATGTCTTTGACTTCACCTCTTTTTCCCTGTATAAAGATTTTTTTATCCGTGATACGGAGGGAAAGGTTTATCCGGTCAATAAGGTCTATCATTGCTCAAATCGTCGTGACATGATGGTCTTTGATCTGAAAAAGTATCCAGAGAAAATAACCACGCTGACCTTTAACCGGAAGGTCGAGATCGGGGACACGGTTTTTTCCGCAGGTAATGCCTTGGGCGAGGGGATCTCCTATCGGGCTGGCCAGGTGGCCTCTTTTACGCCGGAGCGGGCCTATGGCGATTGGGATAATATTCGTTTTTCCTCTCCGGCATCTCCTGGAAATAGCGGTGGTCCTCTGCTCAATACCGACGGTGAGGTGGTCGGCTTGATTGTTCGAAAGAATGACAGTGAAAACTACAATATCGCCGTCCCGATCAGCGAGTCGGACAAGTTAGGTGATCAGGCGGGATTTCATGACCGTAATGTCACCGTTGTCATAGAAGGCACCTCGGAATCGCTTATCAGAGATTGGACATATCACCTGCCGCTACCTGCAACCCTAGAAGAGCTGAAGCAAAAGGCGCAGGACTCTCTGGGGACGTTTTATAAGGGTTTGAGAAAAGAACTGACGGAGAAGGTGAAGGAGAAGAACTTTCCCCATGGCGAACGATTTCGTTTCTTTTTAAGAAATCAGCCGCTCATTCAAGGATTTTCATCTGTTATGCCGGATGTCAATTTCAGGAAATGGACAGCCGCATCTCAGCATTTGAAGAAAGAACCCTTGGCTGCGGACCAGAGTGTTTATCATGGTCAGGCGAAACATTTCGATATGCAGGCTATCATTGAAAAACCCAAGAACGTTGATCTGAAAACCTTTCTGGATTCTCCGAAAATGATTTTGGAGACCTTGTTCGCCGCAACCCCTTATTTTCGTTCTCTCGGAGCGGATAAGGTCGCCGTCACCAGCTTAGGCGAGCCGGAGAGTACGGAAATCTGGCAGGATAATCTGGGCCGTACATGGCGTTCCGCTCTCTGGTATATCCCGTATTCGGATTATTTCCTCTCTGCTCATTGTCTTCCTTATCCGAACGGGGTGATGTGCAATTTTCAGGATGAATCGACAAGTATTCTCGGGCTGGATCATTTTGCCAGCATTCAGGAAGGCTCTGATGAGCTGGTTGTCGGTTATGAGGGAGGGCTTGACGATTGGGAAGAGTACCTTGCCCTTGGAGAAAAATATCTGCCAACCTTTTTTCAGCAGGTTGCAATCAGCCATGAGGGTGATCGGACCAGGATCGACCTGAAAGATTTTCAGATTGATTTGAAGAATACGGAAATTACCGGCGACTCAAGCCTGCGCCTGCATCTTGGTTATGCCAATGATCAGCTGCTTGCCGAGGATTTGGTTATGCTGGGATTATTTCCGAAAAAGGGGCGGACAGCCTCTTACGCGATTCGACCGTATTATGAGCCGAGTCCGTTCAGCTCTGATGCCTATACCGGCAGCTGGGAAGAGGTCATTGCCGGAACCGGTGATTTTTCCGGGAAAAAACGTGCCAGAGGCAATAAGATTATTATCCGAAAAACTGCCTTGCAGACAGAAAAAACGATTATCGATCCGCATGATCGGAAAATAAAAAAGATCTTCACTGCTGGCTGTACCTACAAGGATTCGGCAGCGGAAGACGAGGATGTGGAGCAGGATTGCGAGCGTTTTTTTCAGAGTATAGAATTTATTGAAAAATAA